The Nonlabens spongiae genome contains a region encoding:
- a CDS encoding DUF6252 family protein, translating into MMMKPLKSIFLLVVAVVLCSSCEKNLDVDNTPAINANRNGEFFGAERMVAVQNADGSLTITGVNPLEQLVINLESSSLGTYELGPGQLNEAIYVFNNANAFTTNRGAGRGSVRLRSSDAPNSITGSFDFVSYLPGQADSLYMRQGIIYQVPFGNPLNVDTPGDGFQASFNALIDGVGLNPSAVVPFVTGGNITISAANDQRQTISLLFPEDIAVGTYDLATSNDIILSYTPGSTPLIAEMGTFEITAINTTDGTVAGTFSATLSNGIEITQGVFSVEY; encoded by the coding sequence ATGATGATGAAGCCCCTTAAGTCGATTTTCCTTCTTGTTGTTGCTGTAGTTTTATGCAGCTCATGTGAAAAAAATCTTGATGTCGATAATACTCCCGCCATTAATGCTAATAGAAACGGTGAGTTCTTTGGAGCGGAACGTATGGTTGCAGTTCAGAATGCAGATGGATCGCTCACTATTACTGGAGTTAACCCACTAGAGCAGCTTGTCATCAACTTAGAATCATCTTCTTTGGGAACTTATGAACTAGGACCTGGACAACTCAACGAGGCTATCTATGTGTTTAACAATGCCAATGCCTTTACAACAAATAGAGGTGCGGGAAGAGGTAGTGTACGCTTGCGATCCAGTGATGCTCCTAATTCTATTACCGGTTCTTTTGATTTCGTAAGTTACCTACCCGGTCAAGCTGATTCTTTGTACATGCGTCAGGGTATCATATATCAAGTGCCTTTTGGAAATCCCTTGAATGTTGATACTCCAGGTGACGGATTTCAGGCCTCATTTAATGCATTGATCGATGGCGTGGGACTAAATCCAAGCGCCGTAGTGCCATTTGTAACTGGCGGAAATATTACCATAAGCGCTGCAAATGACCAGCGCCAGACTATATCTTTACTTTTTCCAGAGGATATCGCGGTGGGAACTTATGATCTGGCTACTTCAAATGATATTATCCTTTCTTACACTCCAGGTTCAACACCGTTGATAGCGGAGATGGGGACATTTGAAATTACGGCAATCAATACTACAGATGGAACGGTAGCTGGAACATTTAGCGCTACATTATCTAATGGGATAGAGATCACTCAAGGTGTGTTTAGTGTAGAGTATTAG
- a CDS encoding retropepsin-like aspartic protease family protein, whose amino-acid sequence MRLANKTGHIVTKASINGHQGRFIIDTGASASCINQEMYKEFQLETEFLDRQISTASGVLRPRISSGNNLELGDWSDEDFTFLSMDMTHINNALKGESMKSVQGLLGADFLIASKAVIDYKSKKIFLKI is encoded by the coding sequence ATGAGATTAGCAAATAAAACCGGCCACATCGTCACAAAAGCTTCAATTAACGGCCATCAAGGACGTTTTATAATCGATACTGGTGCGAGCGCAAGTTGTATTAATCAAGAGATGTACAAAGAGTTTCAGTTAGAAACAGAGTTTTTAGACCGTCAAATAAGCACAGCAAGCGGCGTGCTTAGACCTCGTATTTCAAGCGGTAATAATCTGGAATTAGGCGATTGGAGCGATGAGGATTTTACCTTTTTGAGCATGGACATGACCCACATCAACAATGCGCTCAAAGGAGAGAGCATGAAATCAGTACAAGGATTATTAGGAGCTGACTTCTTAATCGCATCAAAAGCAGTGATCGATTATAAAAGCAAAAAGATCTTCTTAAAGATCTAA
- a CDS encoding TatD family hydrolase — MILTDTHTHLYSEAFDDDQKEMMQRAIDAGVDRFFVPAIDSTYTSSMLQLKKDFPSKVHLMAGLHPTHVKENFKKELAHVKSLLEKKSMVAVGEIGVDLYWEQKYFSQQLEAFETQIYWSLEHNLPIVIHCRDAFDEVFEVLENFRGKSVSGIFHCFTGTLEHAKLAVNLNLKLGIGGVVTFKNGKIDQFLDQINIENIVLETDAPYLAPVPYRGKRNESSYLLKIAEKVAQIYSMSLEEVAQITTDNSRNIFGV, encoded by the coding sequence ATGATTTTGACGGATACGCATACCCATTTATACAGTGAGGCTTTTGATGATGACCAGAAAGAAATGATGCAGCGAGCTATCGATGCTGGAGTAGACCGGTTTTTTGTCCCAGCAATTGATTCCACGTACACCAGTTCAATGTTGCAATTGAAAAAAGATTTCCCTTCAAAGGTGCATTTAATGGCAGGTCTTCACCCTACTCATGTGAAAGAAAATTTTAAAAAGGAACTGGCTCATGTAAAATCTTTACTTGAGAAAAAGTCAATGGTTGCGGTAGGTGAAATAGGTGTAGATCTATATTGGGAGCAAAAGTATTTTTCACAACAGTTGGAAGCTTTTGAAACTCAAATTTATTGGAGTTTAGAGCATAACTTGCCTATTGTAATTCACTGCCGCGATGCCTTTGATGAAGTTTTTGAAGTGCTTGAGAATTTCAGAGGAAAATCAGTTTCAGGCATTTTTCATTGCTTCACGGGTACTCTAGAGCATGCTAAACTTGCAGTGAACCTCAATCTCAAGTTGGGTATAGGAGGAGTGGTGACCTTTAAGAATGGTAAAATCGATCAATTTTTAGATCAAATAAATATAGAGAATATAGTCCTTGAAACAGATGCGCCTTATCTCGCTCCAGTTCCGTATCGAGGGAAACGTAACGAGAGTTCTTACCTTTTAAAAATCGCTGAGAAGGTTGCTCAAATTTACTCGATGTCTCTTGAGGAAGTAGCTCAAATTACGACAGATAATTCTCGCAATATTTTCGGTGTCTAG
- a CDS encoding 1-acyl-sn-glycerol-3-phosphate acyltransferase: MSIDQLNFDDIRFFNNEEVKVSLKSAVRHPMIKELLSYSFPDRDYEEVKEIVASCESIDDFQRDVICKTVERLITDTSSGMTTSGFDRLDPVTSYLYISNHRDIVLDTCLLNYTLFSEGLIRTASAIGDNLVEKPFVNALSKLTRNFIVKRGLGPRETLKSSRKLSRYIRKLLKEDNRSVWLAQRQGRTKDGNDLTEQGVLKMLALAAGDQTIEEYLSNLRIVPVSISYEYDPTDQLKVPELLAKAAKEDYIKSENEDFNSIMSGALGQKKHIHITAGETINVQNLEAQSTNQVLQKVAAHLDQVIWSNYKLWPTNYVAYDLLHNTSDYQEFYSEHNKNQFERRLRLRVEVGNSLAVESFLSMYAQPVINKEKLTSLHEA, encoded by the coding sequence ATGTCTATTGATCAATTAAACTTTGATGATATACGCTTCTTTAACAATGAAGAAGTAAAGGTGAGCCTAAAGAGTGCGGTACGTCACCCTATGATCAAAGAGCTATTAAGCTATTCTTTTCCAGATCGTGACTATGAGGAGGTTAAAGAGATTGTAGCATCTTGCGAGAGCATCGATGATTTCCAGCGTGACGTGATTTGTAAAACGGTGGAGCGTTTGATTACTGACACCTCTTCGGGAATGACTACCTCTGGTTTCGATCGGTTAGATCCTGTTACCTCATATTTATATATTTCTAATCATCGGGATATAGTCCTAGACACGTGCCTTCTCAATTATACCTTATTTAGTGAGGGGCTTATACGCACTGCTAGTGCCATAGGTGATAATCTTGTTGAAAAGCCTTTTGTGAATGCATTGAGTAAACTCACCCGCAACTTTATTGTAAAGCGAGGTTTAGGGCCTAGAGAGACTTTAAAAAGCAGTAGAAAGTTGAGTCGCTACATACGCAAGCTTCTGAAAGAAGATAATAGGAGTGTCTGGCTAGCTCAACGGCAAGGACGTACTAAGGATGGGAATGATCTTACTGAACAAGGAGTGCTCAAAATGCTGGCTCTAGCAGCTGGAGATCAAACAATAGAAGAATATCTATCTAATCTTAGAATTGTCCCAGTTTCCATTTCCTATGAGTATGATCCTACTGATCAGCTGAAAGTTCCTGAATTGCTAGCCAAGGCGGCCAAAGAAGATTACATTAAATCTGAGAATGAAGATTTCAATAGCATAATGAGTGGTGCCTTGGGTCAAAAAAAACACATTCACATCACTGCTGGTGAAACCATTAACGTTCAAAATCTAGAAGCTCAAAGTACTAATCAAGTGTTGCAAAAGGTTGCTGCGCATCTGGATCAAGTCATTTGGAGTAATTACAAACTCTGGCCTACTAATTATGTAGCCTATGATTTGCTTCATAACACTTCAGACTATCAGGAGTTTTATTCTGAGCATAACAAAAATCAATTTGAACGCAGGTTGCGATTGAGAGTAGAGGTGGGGAATAGCCTAGCGGTGGAAAGTTTCCTTTCTATGTATGCCCAGCCGGTAATCAATAAGGAAAAACTCACCTCGCTTCATGAAGCCTAA
- a CDS encoding asparaginase yields MKPKILLIYTGGTIGMIKDPETGALKAFNFSELLIHVPEIKLLSCEVETCSFDEPIDSSNMNIAYWDALASVVNENYENYLGFVILHGSDTMSHTGSALSFMFENIKKPVILTGSQLPIGDLRTDAKENLITSLQLACLQNDEQPLIQEVCIYFEYQLYRANRTAKMNAEHFEAFSSPNYPPLAISGVNLKVDRDLLWGASSDTAFAKAGLRNNRYVTHEDGMIYRSGLDNNVVILKLFPGISPEVVGAVCNISSVKGILLETYGSGNAPTEPWFIDILRSTIQRGVYIVNITQCRGGAVVMGKYETSMILRQIGVVSGADMTTEAALAKMMYLLHHCDDLATFKLVFERSIRGEVTPTY; encoded by the coding sequence ATGAAGCCTAAGATATTGCTGATATATACAGGTGGAACCATCGGTATGATCAAAGATCCAGAAACCGGTGCTCTCAAAGCATTCAATTTCTCTGAGTTACTGATTCATGTTCCAGAAATTAAACTGCTGTCTTGTGAAGTGGAGACCTGCTCGTTTGATGAGCCTATTGATTCCTCAAATATGAATATCGCTTACTGGGATGCACTAGCCTCTGTCGTAAATGAAAATTACGAGAACTATCTAGGTTTCGTAATCTTACATGGGAGTGATACGATGTCGCACACGGGTAGTGCTTTGAGTTTCATGTTTGAGAATATCAAAAAACCGGTAATCTTGACTGGGAGCCAGCTGCCTATTGGCGATCTACGTACAGACGCAAAGGAGAATTTGATCACCAGTCTACAACTAGCCTGTTTGCAAAATGATGAACAGCCGTTGATTCAAGAGGTTTGTATCTATTTTGAGTACCAACTGTACCGGGCAAACCGCACTGCAAAGATGAATGCAGAGCATTTTGAGGCATTCAGTTCGCCTAATTATCCGCCCCTGGCTATCAGTGGGGTTAATTTAAAGGTCGACCGCGATTTATTATGGGGTGCTAGTAGTGATACCGCTTTCGCGAAAGCGGGATTAAGAAACAACCGTTACGTCACACATGAAGACGGTATGATTTATAGGTCTGGTCTGGATAATAATGTGGTCATTCTGAAACTGTTTCCAGGCATCTCACCAGAAGTGGTGGGTGCAGTCTGTAATATTTCTAGTGTAAAAGGAATACTGCTGGAAACCTATGGAAGCGGTAATGCTCCCACAGAGCCTTGGTTTATTGATATTTTAAGAAGTACTATTCAGCGAGGAGTTTATATCGTGAATATCACACAGTGCCGTGGTGGCGCCGTGGTTATGGGTAAATATGAGACAAGTATGATCCTGCGACAAATAGGGGTGGTGTCTGGTGCAGATATGACTACTGAGGCAGCACTTGCTAAGATGATGTATTTGCTCCATCATTGTGATGATCTTGCGACGTTCAAACTAGTTTTTGAACGATCTATTAGAGGCGAGGTTACTCCTACTTATTGA
- a CDS encoding MotA/TolQ/ExbB proton channel family protein — protein sequence MKQSLSILFLAVVMMLGFANTATASTNTYAAAATATTIIQDAAPDADDNKTFHQVLKQRFIEGGPVFMSFVLICLILGLAIAIERIIYLNLSTTNSKKLAANVEDALRSGGVEAAKDVCRNTKGPVASIYYQGLDRADESVEAAEKAVVAYGGVQMGQLEKNVSWVSLFIALAPMLGFMGTVLGMITAFDNIETAGAMEPALVAGGIKVALLTTVFGLIVAIILQIFYNYIIAKIDSIVNDMEDASITLIDILVAYKNNKL from the coding sequence ATGAAACAATCACTTTCAATTTTGTTCTTGGCAGTAGTTATGATGCTAGGTTTTGCTAATACCGCTACCGCTTCTACAAACACTTATGCCGCTGCTGCAACAGCGACAACGATTATTCAAGATGCTGCACCAGATGCTGATGATAACAAAACTTTTCACCAAGTTTTGAAACAACGTTTCATTGAAGGTGGTCCTGTATTCATGTCTTTCGTACTTATCTGTTTGATCCTAGGTCTTGCAATCGCCATCGAAAGAATCATTTACTTAAACCTTTCTACAACCAATTCTAAGAAGCTTGCAGCTAACGTAGAAGATGCTCTTAGAAGTGGTGGTGTTGAAGCTGCAAAAGACGTTTGTCGTAACACCAAAGGTCCTGTCGCTTCTATTTATTATCAAGGTCTCGACCGTGCCGATGAAAGTGTAGAGGCTGCTGAAAAAGCAGTTGTAGCTTATGGTGGTGTGCAAATGGGTCAGCTTGAAAAAAACGTTTCTTGGGTATCTTTATTTATCGCACTTGCTCCCATGCTTGGTTTTATGGGTACGGTATTAGGTATGATTACTGCATTTGACAACATTGAAACTGCCGGTGCTATGGAGCCTGCTCTTGTTGCGGGTGGTATTAAAGTAGCGCTTCTTACTACTGTATTTGGTCTTATTGTGGCGATCATCCTTCAGATTTTTTACAACTACATCATTGCTAAGATCGATAGTATCGTTAACGATATGGAAGATGCTTCTATTACGCTTATCGATATTCTTGTTGCTTACAAAAACAATAAACTGTAA
- a CDS encoding ExbD/TolR family protein, which yields MARRSAPEVNAGSMADIAFLLLIFFLVTTTIEVDSGIASKLPPPLEDEVEPPPIKKKNIFQVLVNQNNQLLVNVGEKDEAIPTEVDKLTEMAVAFLDNGGGTEPRNACNYCQGEGDPNLSDNPKKAVISLLNDRQASYSMYLTVTNELVRAYTQLRNREAKRLFNETYESMVQRLADWPSTDQDSPEYEKLDEQIKEVRELFPRNLSEAEPQNRE from the coding sequence ATGGCTAGAAGATCTGCACCAGAAGTAAATGCAGGCTCGATGGCAGACATCGCATTCCTCTTATTGATCTTCTTCCTGGTTACGACAACCATTGAAGTCGATAGTGGAATCGCTAGTAAACTGCCACCGCCGCTTGAGGATGAAGTTGAGCCGCCACCGATTAAAAAGAAAAATATCTTTCAGGTGCTAGTAAACCAGAACAATCAATTACTGGTGAATGTTGGTGAAAAGGATGAGGCTATTCCTACAGAGGTTGATAAACTTACTGAAATGGCCGTGGCTTTTTTAGATAATGGAGGTGGAACTGAACCACGTAATGCTTGTAATTACTGTCAGGGTGAAGGTGATCCTAATTTATCCGACAATCCTAAAAAGGCGGTTATATCTTTACTTAATGATCGTCAAGCATCTTACAGCATGTATCTTACAGTAACTAATGAGTTAGTTAGGGCTTATACGCAATTGAGAAATCGGGAGGCAAAGAGATTATTCAATGAAACCTACGAGTCTATGGTTCAAAGATTGGCTGATTGGCCATCTACGGATCAAGATTCTCCTGAATATGAAAAGCTAGATGAACAGATTAAGGAAGTACGAGAACTATTTCCTCGAAATCTTTCAGAGGCTGAACCGCAAAACAGAGAATAA
- a CDS encoding ExbD/TolR family protein has protein sequence MSKFKKKKSGDLPPVSTASLPDIVFMLLFFFMVATVMREDELMIKNTLPQANQVEKLESKNKLVYIYIGKPTSSYQNQHGTNEVVQLGDKISSVSEVQTFINTKRNAMPEDVQDEMMVSLKVDRDSKVGILTDVKQELRDAMALKINYTASQGDPMININRRQ, from the coding sequence ATGTCAAAGTTTAAAAAGAAAAAAAGTGGTGATTTGCCACCAGTTTCTACAGCATCGTTACCAGATATTGTTTTTATGCTTCTGTTTTTCTTTATGGTTGCAACAGTAATGCGTGAGGATGAGTTGATGATCAAGAACACGTTGCCACAAGCAAATCAGGTGGAAAAGCTTGAGTCTAAAAACAAATTGGTGTACATCTATATAGGAAAACCCACTTCTAGCTACCAAAATCAACACGGTACTAATGAAGTAGTCCAGTTAGGAGATAAAATTTCTTCCGTTTCAGAGGTGCAAACGTTTATTAATACAAAGCGTAATGCGATGCCAGAAGATGTTCAGGACGAAATGATGGTTTCTTTAAAGGTAGATAGAGACTCAAAGGTCGGTATTTTAACCGATGTAAAGCAGGAGTTGAGAGATGCAATGGCACTCAAAATTAATTACACTGCCAGTCAGGGTGATCCTATGATTAATATCAATAGAAGACAATAA
- a CDS encoding porin family protein, producing the protein MKKILLAILYLAPIYCCIAQDSDDAEDDNAIPNVVDSLYREDQFYVGLSFNLLTNTPSNFSQNGFSGGLHLGFIRDMPINEQRNIAIGVGLGWSTNTFNSNVVFSENPEGNTIVVVNPDRDAVDSNRFNTNLIEMPLQFRWRTSTPTKFSFWRIYTGIKVGYLYAFRSSFRGENGKVNLGDPDGLNRWRYFATLTVGNGSFNAFVQYGLNPFFNDLNTVENGTLDLQTIKVGIEFYLL; encoded by the coding sequence ATGAAGAAAATCTTGCTTGCCATACTTTATTTAGCACCTATTTATTGCTGTATAGCTCAAGATTCTGATGATGCAGAAGATGACAACGCAATTCCCAACGTAGTTGATTCTTTATATCGAGAAGACCAATTTTATGTAGGTTTATCTTTCAACCTACTTACAAATACACCAAGCAATTTTTCTCAAAATGGATTCTCAGGTGGTCTCCATCTTGGCTTCATTAGAGACATGCCTATTAATGAACAGCGTAACATCGCAATCGGCGTTGGTTTGGGATGGTCTACAAATACGTTCAATTCTAACGTAGTTTTCTCTGAAAATCCCGAAGGGAATACCATCGTAGTAGTGAACCCTGACCGCGATGCCGTCGATAGCAATCGGTTCAATACAAATTTGATCGAGATGCCTTTACAGTTCAGGTGGCGCACGAGTACACCGACTAAGTTTAGCTTCTGGCGAATTTATACTGGGATAAAAGTTGGTTACCTGTACGCGTTTAGATCCTCGTTTCGTGGTGAGAATGGAAAAGTGAACCTAGGAGATCCAGACGGATTGAATCGATGGCGCTATTTTGCCACTTTAACCGTAGGTAATGGAAGTTTTAATGCTTTTGTGCAATATGGGCTTAACCCATTTTTCAATGATTTAAATACGGTTGAGAACGGAACTCTTGATTTACAGACGATCAAAGTAGGTATCGAGTTCTATCTACTATAA
- the rpoN gene encoding RNA polymerase factor sigma-54 — protein sequence MLKQSLNFKLSQKLSPQQIQLMKLIQLPTQAFEQRVKAELEENPALDSGKEKSEDDFDEFSNENDYEDGNESIETEINVDDYLSDDDVPDYRTRANNYSADDDEKSIPYASGKSFTQTLRDQLRTLRLDDEEFEIAEYLVGSIDNSGYIRRSLEDIADDLAFTQNIYTDVEKVEKVLKVVHSLDPAGVGARSLQECLTIQLSRKRETPSTELALKLIRDSFNAFSKKHYSKLIAKYNITEDELRDAIDEIEHLNPKPGSSYAGGSTRMVEQVVPDFVIRIKDGELELTLNGRNAPELHVSRDYSNMLKGYKEAKEKTKSQKDAVMFIKQKLDGAKWFIEAIKQRQQTLFMTMSTIMEYQKEYFMTGDERNLRPMILKDIADKIQMDVSTVSRVANSKYVDTPYGTKLIKEFFSESMTNSDGEEVSTREIKKILETVIQEEDKRKPLTDQKLVGILKEKGYLIARRTIAKYREQLDIPVARLRKEI from the coding sequence ATGCTTAAACAGTCGCTTAATTTCAAGCTTTCGCAGAAGCTTTCTCCTCAGCAAATTCAATTGATGAAGCTTATTCAACTGCCTACGCAGGCTTTTGAACAGCGCGTCAAAGCAGAACTTGAGGAAAATCCTGCACTCGATAGCGGTAAGGAAAAGAGCGAAGACGATTTTGATGAATTTTCAAATGAAAATGACTACGAAGACGGCAACGAGTCCATCGAGACAGAAATCAATGTAGATGATTATCTAAGCGATGATGATGTCCCAGATTATCGTACCAGAGCTAACAACTACAGTGCAGACGATGACGAGAAAAGTATTCCTTATGCTTCGGGAAAGTCGTTCACACAAACTTTACGGGATCAGCTTAGAACCTTACGCCTAGATGATGAAGAGTTTGAAATCGCAGAATATCTGGTAGGAAGCATTGACAATAGCGGCTACATACGCAGATCGCTGGAAGACATAGCCGATGATCTCGCCTTTACCCAAAATATCTATACAGATGTTGAAAAAGTGGAAAAGGTTCTTAAAGTGGTTCATAGCCTCGATCCAGCTGGTGTAGGAGCAAGAAGTTTACAGGAATGTTTAACGATTCAGCTTTCGCGAAAGCGAGAAACTCCAAGCACTGAACTCGCACTTAAATTGATCAGAGATAGTTTTAATGCTTTTAGCAAGAAGCACTATTCTAAGCTGATTGCCAAATACAACATCACGGAAGATGAATTGCGGGATGCGATCGACGAGATTGAGCATTTAAATCCCAAACCTGGAAGTTCGTACGCCGGTGGCAGCACGCGTATGGTGGAACAAGTGGTTCCAGATTTCGTGATCCGTATTAAGGATGGAGAATTAGAACTGACCTTAAATGGCAGAAATGCTCCAGAATTGCATGTGAGCAGAGATTACTCAAATATGCTCAAAGGATATAAGGAAGCTAAGGAGAAAACAAAATCTCAGAAGGACGCCGTTATGTTCATTAAGCAAAAACTGGACGGTGCAAAATGGTTTATTGAGGCCATTAAGCAACGCCAGCAGACGCTCTTCATGACGATGTCTACCATTATGGAATATCAAAAGGAATATTTCATGACGGGTGATGAGCGCAACTTGCGTCCCATGATCCTTAAGGATATTGCAGATAAGATTCAGATGGATGTTTCTACGGTTTCCCGGGTAGCAAATTCAAAGTATGTAGACACCCCTTACGGGACTAAACTTATCAAAGAGTTCTTCTCTGAATCCATGACGAATTCTGATGGTGAAGAAGTTTCTACTCGAGAAATAAAGAAAATACTGGAAACCGTTATTCAAGAAGAGGATAAAAGAAAGCCACTTACTGACCAAAAGCTAGTAGGTATCCTTAAAGAAAAAGGTTATTTGATCGCTCGAAGAACCATCGCAAAATATCGTGAGCAACTCGACATTCCCGTGGCACGCTTGCGTAAAGAAATCTAG
- the asnS gene encoding asparagine--tRNA ligase, which produces MKRIAEILQAEPSLIEMTVRGWVRSFRNDRFIALNDGSTINNLQCVIEPENHAQDILQSINVAAAVEVKGHLVESQGSGQRVELQTSMVKILATADPEDVKKTVLSPKRHKLDTLREQAHLRVRTNTFGAVMRVRAALSFAVHKYFQEQGFYQAHTPILTGSDAEGAGEMFRVSTLDPKNPPLTEEGKVDYSKDFFEKEANLTVSGQLEAETYAMGLGQVYTFGPTFRAENSNTSRHLAEFWMIEPEVAFNDLAANMDLAEDFMKYVIDYAMKNCADDIEFLEQRLENEDKQKHAAERSPMPLRDKLKFVLKNNFKRVSYTEAIDILRNSKPNKKKKFKYPVDQWGADLQSEHERYLVEKHFECPVILFDYPATIKAFYMRLNEADDEGRKTVRAMDILFPGIGEIVGGSQREERYDVLKQKMHDMNIPEEELWWYLEMRKFGSVVHSGFGLGFERLVMFVTGMTNIRDVIPYPRTPGNAEF; this is translated from the coding sequence ATGAAAAGAATAGCAGAGATATTGCAGGCAGAGCCTAGCTTGATTGAAATGACCGTGAGAGGATGGGTACGTAGCTTTAGAAACGACCGATTTATAGCTTTGAACGACGGTTCCACTATCAACAACCTACAGTGTGTGATCGAGCCAGAAAATCATGCCCAAGATATCTTGCAGAGCATAAATGTTGCGGCTGCCGTTGAGGTTAAAGGACATCTTGTAGAAAGTCAAGGTTCTGGACAACGAGTGGAACTTCAAACTTCTATGGTCAAGATACTCGCTACGGCAGATCCTGAAGACGTGAAGAAAACCGTTCTTTCTCCCAAAAGGCACAAACTGGACACCTTGAGAGAGCAGGCTCATTTACGGGTGCGTACTAATACTTTTGGCGCAGTGATGCGTGTACGAGCAGCATTATCCTTTGCCGTGCATAAATACTTTCAAGAGCAAGGTTTTTATCAGGCGCACACGCCTATTCTCACGGGTAGCGATGCAGAAGGTGCTGGTGAGATGTTTAGGGTGAGTACGCTGGATCCGAAAAATCCGCCGCTTACTGAAGAAGGAAAAGTAGACTATAGTAAAGACTTTTTTGAAAAAGAGGCAAATCTGACTGTTTCCGGACAGCTGGAGGCAGAGACCTACGCGATGGGACTGGGACAGGTTTACACCTTTGGCCCTACGTTTCGTGCTGAGAATTCTAACACGTCACGCCACCTTGCCGAGTTCTGGATGATTGAGCCAGAGGTAGCTTTTAACGATCTAGCTGCAAATATGGATCTCGCTGAAGATTTCATGAAGTACGTGATCGACTACGCCATGAAAAACTGTGCCGATGATATCGAGTTTCTAGAGCAACGCCTTGAAAACGAAGACAAGCAAAAGCATGCCGCAGAACGCAGCCCCATGCCTTTACGTGACAAGCTTAAATTTGTTTTAAAGAACAACTTCAAACGCGTTTCATACACTGAGGCGATCGACATCCTGAGAAACAGCAAGCCTAACAAAAAGAAAAAGTTCAAATACCCAGTGGATCAATGGGGAGCTGATCTGCAATCTGAGCACGAGCGCTATCTTGTTGAGAAACATTTTGAGTGCCCGGTCATTTTATTTGACTATCCAGCGACCATCAAGGCATTCTACATGCGCCTCAATGAAGCCGACGATGAAGGAAGGAAAACCGTGAGGGCCATGGATATCTTGTTCCCTGGGATAGGCGAGATCGTAGGTGGTTCACAGCGTGAAGAACGATACGACGTTCTCAAGCAGAAAATGCACGACATGAATATCCCAGAAGAGGAACTGTGGTGGTATCTGGAGATGCGCAAATTTGGTAGTGTGGTACACAGCGGCTTTGGACTAGGCTTTGAGCGATTAGTCATGTTTGTAACTGGTATGACTAACATTAGAGACGTGATTCCATACCCGAGAACACCGGGCAACGCAGAGTTTTAG